One part of the Patescibacteria group bacterium genome encodes these proteins:
- a CDS encoding VanW family protein, producing MKKIPRNLLILAVILLIAIIFFIVLDIANTNKINQGMKIADISISGLSMEEALDKIEANYQQLIKKDFNLLYENYLWTVNLKSLGIEVDIIRTVNLAYELGHKKNEFLSNRWWQIKSLFSYTLKPIWKLDEDKLEKFFRENLYTIHQPAKNSILAYNKQTEGFVVVPSKSGIIINKEKFKNDLASVINVFQTKDIKLSLSDDKPKIIESEAEKLIPEAGRILESAPIKIIVGDKQIDEINQDNLLELMDPIPTLSSEKIKNYIVFLSHLVVQKPVDAQLTVVNNKVTNFALSQKGISLDINDNIDILKSGILNNQKEITLKTSDTKPKISTKDIDNFGITSLLSKGVSNFAGSSADRIANIRIGAAIFNGILLKPNEEFSFNNLLGDVGPEQGYKPGLVIKKDKMVPEYGGGLCQVSTTTFRAAIFAGLEITQRYPHAFPVKYYNPQGFDATIYPPMPDLKFINNTPGYILIQTKLVGKELIFEFYGTNDQRKVEVIGPEQYDIQPDGSMKAKLIQKVFDKNGNIIINKTFLSDYKSPSLYPEEKTPLE from the coding sequence ATGAAGAAAATCCCCCGCAATTTATTGATTTTGGCAGTGATTTTACTAATCGCTATTATTTTTTTTATTGTCCTAGATATCGCTAATACTAATAAAATAAATCAAGGCATGAAAATAGCCGATATATCAATAAGCGGACTATCCATGGAAGAAGCCCTCGATAAAATAGAAGCCAATTACCAGCAACTCATCAAGAAAGATTTTAATTTACTCTATGAAAATTATCTTTGGACAGTCAATTTAAAAAGTCTAGGAATAGAAGTTGATATTATTAGAACCGTAAACCTGGCTTATGAACTCGGCCATAAGAAAAATGAGTTCTTATCAAATAGATGGTGGCAAATAAAATCTCTTTTCAGCTACACCTTAAAGCCAATTTGGAAATTAGATGAAGATAAACTGGAAAAATTCTTCAGAGAGAATTTGTACACAATTCACCAACCAGCGAAAAATTCTATTCTCGCCTACAATAAACAGACAGAAGGATTTGTTGTTGTGCCGAGTAAATCAGGAATTATCATAAACAAAGAAAAATTTAAAAACGATTTGGCAAGTGTTATAAATGTTTTCCAGACAAAAGACATTAAATTATCTTTATCTGATGATAAACCAAAAATAATCGAATCTGAAGCAGAAAAACTTATACCAGAAGCAGGAAGAATCCTAGAAAGCGCCCCGATTAAAATAATCGTGGGAGACAAACAAATAGATGAAATAAATCAAGATAACCTTTTGGAATTAATGGATCCTATACCAACGCTTAGTAGTGAAAAAATCAAGAATTATATTGTATTTCTCTCCCATTTAGTTGTTCAGAAACCAGTAGATGCGCAATTAACTGTTGTTAATAATAAGGTCACTAATTTTGCTTTGTCGCAGAAAGGAATAAGTTTAGATATTAATGACAATATTGATATTCTTAAAAGCGGAATTCTAAACAACCAAAAAGAAATTACTCTTAAAACTAGCGATACAAAACCGAAAATCAGTACTAAAGATATTGATAATTTTGGTATTACTTCGCTTTTGTCAAAAGGTGTTTCGAATTTCGCCGGCTCGTCAGCTGATAGAATTGCCAATATAAGAATAGGCGCAGCAATATTCAATGGTATTCTGCTAAAACCAAATGAAGAATTTTCTTTCAATAATCTGCTAGGCGATGTTGGTCCGGAACAAGGATATAAACCAGGGTTAGTGATTAAAAAAGATAAAATGGTCCCGGAATACGGGGGCGGGCTTTGCCAGGTTTCTACTACAACGTTCAGAGCTGCGATATTTGCTGGACTAGAAATTACCCAGCGTTATCCGCACGCTTTTCCGGTTAAATACTATAATCCACAAGGATTCGATGCCACTATCTATCCTCCTATGCCTGATTTAAAATTTATAAACAACACTCCTGGCTACATTCTTATTCAGACAAAACTTGTTGGCAAGGAATTAATTTTTGAATTTTATGGAACTAATGACCAGAGAAAAGTTGAAGTTATTGGGCCGGAACAATACGATATCCAGCCCGATGGTTCAATGAAAGCAAAACTAATCCAAAAAGTTTTTGATAAAAACGGAAATATCATCATCAATAAAACATTTCTTTCAGATTACAAATCGCCTTCTTTGTATCCGGAAGAAAAAACTCCTCTGGAATAA
- a CDS encoding septum formation initiator family protein — MKNNFSNSKYFSLVLTVILILVVIALGRESYRYFKISQEIRDLEKQIEEFKKDNEELSKMKDYFQSKEFLQDEARGKLNLVKKGEKLIIVSNEGDLQEEIKLEEKENKTSNIKLWLEYFFGNN; from the coding sequence ATGAAAAATAATTTTTCCAATTCCAAATATTTTAGTTTGGTATTGACAGTCATTCTTATTCTTGTGGTGATTGCTCTTGGTAGGGAGAGTTATCGCTATTTTAAAATCAGCCAAGAAATCAGGGACTTGGAGAAGCAAATCGAAGAATTTAAAAAAGATAATGAAGAATTGTCGAAAATGAAGGATTATTTCCAGTCAAAAGAATTTTTGCAGGATGAAGCAAGGGGAAAATTGAACTTGGTAAAAAAAGGGGAGAAGTTGATTATCGTTTCAAATGAAGGTGATTTACAAGAAGAGATTAAACTGGAAGAAAAAGAAAACAAAACTTCTAATATTAAGCTTTGGCTGGAATATTTTTTCGGAAATAATTAA
- the murJ gene encoding murein biosynthesis integral membrane protein MurJ codes for MVGRILNHKSKTVFSATLVLATTALLSRILGLFRDRLLAGRFGAGDELDIYFTAFRLPDLIYSILIMGAISSAFIPIFAQYFKKDDKEAWHLASGLFNLVLLILIVLSGLLILLAPWVISVIAPGFSGAKREMTVMLTRIMFLSPLFLGMSSILSGVLQYFHRFFVYSLAPIFYNLGIIFGIVFLVPKMGLVGLAWGVALGAFLHFLIQVPSAIYSGFRFKFILSFHQGIKKIIKLTIPRIIGLAGSQINYVVITAIASSLAVGSIAIFNLANNLQYVPIGIIGISFAMAVFPRLAESSVEENKEKFSKDFSSSFSQILYLVLPITAVFFILRAQIIRLILGTGQFGWVDTRLTAAALGIFAFSVFAQSLIPLISRAFYSLNDTRTPVSISLISIGLNIVLSFGFVWILNNDNSFSQLFSDIFRLGGIKKFAVLGLPLAFSLSNIFNFAILMKFFNKKSKGWNVQYVLNSVYKIIISCILMVIVIYGCLHILDLFFDTQTFFGLFLQTAISALVGAGVYFAISWTYKLPEPISFMKRIFRKGYDTEQY; via the coding sequence ATGGTTGGCAGAATTTTGAACCACAAATCAAAAACGGTTTTTTCAGCTACGCTTGTTTTAGCAACAACGGCTTTATTGAGCCGTATTTTAGGTCTGTTCAGAGACAGATTACTGGCTGGAAGATTCGGAGCAGGAGATGAATTAGATATCTATTTTACTGCATTTCGTTTGCCTGATTTGATTTACAGTATTTTAATTATGGGTGCGATTTCCTCGGCTTTTATTCCTATTTTTGCTCAGTATTTTAAAAAAGATGATAAGGAGGCCTGGCATTTGGCCAGCGGCCTTTTTAATTTAGTTCTGTTGATTCTAATAGTTTTATCCGGATTGCTTATTTTATTAGCTCCTTGGGTGATTTCAGTTATTGCTCCGGGATTTTCCGGAGCGAAAAGAGAAATGACTGTTATGTTGACCAGGATTATGTTTCTCAGTCCGTTATTTTTAGGCATGAGCAGTATTTTAAGCGGTGTTTTGCAGTATTTCCACCGCTTTTTTGTTTATTCTCTGGCCCCAATATTTTATAATCTGGGAATTATTTTTGGCATAGTTTTCCTTGTTCCCAAAATGGGCTTGGTCGGGTTGGCTTGGGGAGTAGCGCTTGGCGCATTCTTACATTTTTTAATTCAGGTGCCGAGCGCAATCTATTCGGGATTTAGGTTTAAATTTATTTTAAGCTTTCATCAAGGCATTAAAAAAATAATTAAATTAACCATTCCCAGAATAATTGGCTTAGCCGGATCACAGATTAACTATGTCGTGATTACGGCTATTGCTTCGAGTTTGGCAGTAGGCAGTATCGCGATTTTCAATTTGGCCAATAATTTGCAGTATGTGCCAATAGGCATTATCGGAATTTCTTTTGCTATGGCTGTTTTCCCGCGGTTAGCCGAGTCCTCTGTTGAAGAAAATAAAGAAAAATTTTCAAAAGATTTTTCCTCGTCTTTTAGCCAGATTCTTTATTTGGTTTTGCCGATCACAGCTGTGTTTTTCATATTAAGAGCCCAGATTATCAGATTGATTTTAGGCACTGGCCAGTTTGGCTGGGTTGATACGAGATTGACTGCCGCAGCTTTGGGTATTTTCGCGTTTAGTGTTTTTGCCCAGAGCCTGATTCCTTTAATCTCTCGGGCATTTTATTCTCTTAACGATACTAGGACTCCGGTTTCAATCAGCTTAATCAGTATTGGCTTAAATATTGTCCTAAGCTTTGGTTTTGTTTGGATTCTGAATAACGACAACTCATTTTCTCAACTGTTTTCAGATATTTTTAGATTAGGCGGCATCAAAAAATTCGCTGTTTTAGGATTGCCTTTGGCATTTTCTTTATCCAATATTTTTAACTTCGCTATTTTAATGAAATTTTTCAATAAAAAATCAAAAGGATGGAATGTCCAATATGTTTTAAATTCGGTTTACAAAATTATAATCTCCTGTATCTTAATGGTGATAGTGATTTACGGATGTCTTCATATTCTTGATTTATTTTTTGACACGCAGACTTTTTTCGGCTTATTCCTGCAAACAGCAATTTCTGCGTTGGTTGGCGCAGGAGTATATTTTGCGATTTCCTGGACGTATAAATTGCCGGAACCAATATCATTTATGAAAAGAATCTTTAGGAAAGGTTATGACACAGAACAATATTAG
- the lepA gene encoding translation elongation factor 4, with amino-acid sequence MTQNNIRNFVIMAHIDHGKSTLADRFLEITKTVDSRKMQPQFLDRMAIERERGITIKMQPVKMIWKEYILNLIDTPGHVDFSYEVSRSLAAVEGAILLVDATQGVQAQTLTNLEFAKKENLIIIPAINKIDLPTANIEQSIKEIEKLLNVKKEDIILISAKTGENVEKLLERVVEKVPAPIDSPDKNLRALIFDSDYDVYKGVVAYVRIFNGQIKKGNKTYLMQAKANAEALELGYFHPELVEGKELKSGEIGYIATGLKEIDKCRVGDTITLQASNYNLESLKGYKEPQPVVFASFYPIDSDDYDLLNDGLRKLKLNDASLSFNPESSGALGRGFRCGFLGMLHLEIVSERLKRDYGLDLITTSPSVVYRKDKDNKIEEPVMDMEIIVFHQYLGAINKLLSNFPGEFKDTTWLTDEKIIIKFEAPLDIVLHGFYDKLKTVSSGYASMSYQIKDYKPADLIKLDILIDKENIEAFSKIVRRSEAYREGKRLVELLKEILPYYQWSVPIQAVVGGKIVARETKRAMRKDVTGYLYGGDYSRKRKLLEKQKKGKKKMAQFGRITIPSEVFLKILKAK; translated from the coding sequence ATGACACAGAACAATATTAGAAATTTTGTAATTATGGCGCATATTGACCACGGCAAGTCAACTTTAGCTGACCGGTTTTTAGAAATTACCAAAACAGTTGATTCAAGGAAGATGCAGCCGCAATTTTTGGACAGGATGGCGATTGAAAGAGAAAGAGGAATTACGATAAAAATGCAGCCGGTAAAAATGATTTGGAAAGAATATATTTTAAATCTAATTGATACACCAGGTCATGTTGATTTTTCTTACGAAGTTTCCAGGAGTTTGGCAGCTGTTGAAGGGGCAATACTTTTAGTTGATGCGACTCAAGGCGTTCAGGCGCAGACATTAACCAATTTAGAATTCGCCAAGAAAGAAAATCTAATTATAATTCCGGCAATTAACAAAATCGATTTACCGACTGCCAATATTGAACAATCAATTAAGGAGATTGAAAAGCTTTTAAATGTTAAAAAGGAAGATATAATTTTAATTTCAGCCAAGACCGGAGAAAATGTAGAAAAACTTTTGGAAAGAGTGGTTGAAAAAGTACCAGCACCCATTGATTCGCCAGATAAAAACCTGCGAGCTCTTATCTTTGATTCTGACTATGATGTTTATAAAGGCGTTGTTGCCTATGTGAGGATTTTTAACGGGCAAATAAAAAAAGGGAATAAAACTTATTTGATGCAGGCAAAAGCAAATGCTGAAGCGCTGGAATTGGGATACTTTCACCCTGAGCTTGTCGAGGGAAAAGAATTAAAATCAGGAGAAATCGGCTATATCGCAACAGGGTTAAAAGAAATAGACAAATGCAGGGTCGGAGATACTATAACCTTACAGGCATCAAATTATAATTTAGAATCGCTTAAAGGGTATAAAGAGCCCCAGCCGGTTGTCTTTGCCAGTTTTTATCCGATTGATTCTGATGATTACGATTTATTAAATGATGGTTTGAGAAAATTAAAATTAAATGATGCCTCTCTGTCTTTTAATCCTGAATCCTCCGGCGCATTGGGACGCGGATTCAGGTGCGGTTTTTTAGGAATGCTCCATTTGGAAATTGTTTCTGAAAGATTGAAAAGAGATTATGGGTTGGACTTGATTACTACTTCCCCGAGCGTTGTTTACAGGAAAGATAAAGACAATAAAATCGAAGAACCAGTTATGGATATGGAAATTATTGTTTTCCATCAGTATTTGGGCGCAATTAATAAATTATTAAGTAATTTTCCCGGAGAATTCAAGGATACTACTTGGCTGACCGATGAAAAAATTATCATTAAATTTGAAGCGCCCCTGGACATTGTTCTTCATGGATTTTATGATAAACTTAAAACCGTGAGTTCGGGCTATGCCTCAATGTCATACCAGATTAAAGATTATAAACCAGCTGATTTAATAAAACTTGATATATTGATTGATAAGGAAAACATTGAGGCATTTTCCAAAATAGTCAGGCGTAGCGAAGCATACAGAGAAGGCAAGAGATTGGTTGAACTATTAAAGGAAATCCTGCCTTATTATCAGTGGTCAGTGCCGATTCAGGCAGTAGTTGGCGGAAAAATCGTTGCAAGGGAAACAAAGAGAGCGATGCGCAAAGATGTGACGGGCTATTTGTATGGCGGCGATTATTCCAGAAAAAGAAAGCTTCTGGAAAAACAGAAAAAAGGCAAGAAAAAAATGGCGCAATTCGGTAGAATTACCATTCCCTCAGAAGTATTTTTAAAAATATTAAAAGCAAAATGA